Proteins encoded together in one Cyprinus carpio isolate SPL01 chromosome B14, ASM1834038v1, whole genome shotgun sequence window:
- the lbx2 gene encoding transcription factor LBX2, protein MTSSSKDMKAGSVLQSSGEERRRGPLDQLPPPANSNKPLTPFSIEDILNKPSVKKSVGSLCPPRVLEKVTGSSASRNGISAPSSPLCALEELASKTFKGLEVSVIQAAEGREHLNAFGQRQASKKRRKSRTAFTNHQIYELEKRFLYQKYLSPADRDQIAQQLGLTNAQVITWFQNRRAKLKRDLEEMKADVESLKKIPPQALEKLVSMEDMEDPHGGSGPISPSLSPRAFPQSPSSSRGQTTDEFSEEDEEIEVDD, encoded by the exons ATGACCTCCAGCTCTAAAGACATGAAGGCAGGCTCCGTTTTGCAGTCCAGCGGCGAAGAGAGGCGGCGGGGTCCCTTGGACCAACTCCCACCTCCGGCCAACTCCAACAAGCCTCTCACCCCGTTCAGCATTGAGGATATCTTAAATAAACCCTCCGTCAAGAAGTCCGTCGGTAGTCTGTGCCCTCCGCGCGTGCTGGAGAAAGTGACCGGCTCCAGCGCGTCTCGGAACGGGATCAGCGCTCCGTCCTCGCCGTTGTGCGCTCTGGAGGAGCTGGCGAGCAAAACATTTAAGGGGCTGGAAGTCAGCGTTATACAAGCTGCAGAAG GTCGTGAACATCTCAACGCCTTCGGCCAAAGACAGGCCTCCAAAAAACGACGGAAGTCCCGCACAGCCTTCACCAACCACCAGATCTACGAGCTGGAAAAGCGCTTTTTGTACCAGAAATACCTGTCACCGGCCGACAGAGACCAGATCGCACAGCAGCTGGGTCTGACCAACGCGCAGGTCATCACCTGGTTCCAGAACCGACGGGCCAAGCTCAAGAGAGACCTGGAGGAGATGAAGGCGGATGTGGAGTCTCTCAAGAAAATCCCGCCACAGGCATTGGAGAAACTGGTGTCCATGGAGGACATGGAAGACCCTCACGGTGGCTCGGGGCCCATTTCTCCCAGCCTTTCCCCAAGAGCCTTTCCACAGTCCCCGTCCTCGTCCAGAGGCCAAACCACAGACGAGTTCTCAGAGGAGGACGAGGAAATTGAGGTGGACGATTAA